The Triticum dicoccoides isolate Atlit2015 ecotype Zavitan chromosome 6A, WEW_v2.0, whole genome shotgun sequence genome has a window encoding:
- the LOC119315612 gene encoding wall-associated receptor kinase 5-like encodes MAFLPLLVVAVMLHLASTSAQSGPGCKTQCGDVDIPYPFGIGIGTGCAIRDFEIICRRTANGIYKPFLFVRNVEVLSISVPLGQVRVLSDISTYCYNTSTRSMVQKAWSLDFSRSPYRFSYLHNKLIVIGCNTLAYINNLGSSAKYTTACAAVCESPAALTNGSCVGAGCCQNDIPKGLRGYMFTFYDVYNNSNSTLFNPCSYAAMVETETFSFSSDFITTTRFNDTDDGRKPLVLDWVVGNATCEVARDMPSYACHSRNSMCVNSTNGQGYLCNCTDGYEGNPYLFDGCRGKFISLLDPCSSLDHNYHCPGKHIVDVSPCVGRATSLSEEFGKEMLILSHINHKNIVKLLGCCLEVEVPMLVYEFIPKGTLFDLIHGKNSKPHLPFSSLLRIVNEAAEGLAFLHSYANPPILHGDVKTSNILLDENYMAKVSDFGASIIAPIDKAQFVTMVQGTCGYLDPEYMQTCCLTDKSDVYSFGVVLLEILTGEEPLKLEGPEVCRSLSSSFLLAMKGNNLDNMLDNQIKDHENMELIVGVADLARQCLEMCSDNRPSMKEVSEELSRLRKFSRHPWIQRDTERDSFLGLIETEQSSECTEKDERMPINPSSFYLMR; translated from the exons ATGGCTTTCCTGCCACTGCTAGTTGTCGCAGTCATGTTGCACCTAGCCTCTACATCAGCGCAGTCTGGCCCCGGATGCAAAACACAATGTGGTGATGTCGACATCCCTTATCCGTTTGGTATTGGTATTGGTACTGGCTGTGCTATTAGAGACTTTGAGATCATCTGCAGGAGGACTGCTAATGGAATCTACAAGCCATTCTTGTTCGTTCGGAATGTGGAGGTTCTAAGCATCTCAGTGCCCCTCGGTCAAGTCCGAGTTTTATCCGACATCTCGACATACTGCTACAATACAAGTACAAGATCAATGGTACAGAAAGCTTGGTCCCTTGACTTCTCACGAAGCCCGTACCGCTTCTCCTATCTACACAACAAGCTCATAGTTATTGGATGCAACACGCTCGCATACATCAACAACTTGGGAAGCAGTGCAAAGTATACGACAGCATGCGCAGCAGTGTGTGAGAGCCCGGCAGCACTGACAAACGGTTCTTGTGTTGGCGCAGGCTGCTGCCAAAATGATATACCAAAGGGTCTAAGGGGCTATATGTTCACATTTTATGATGTTTACAATAATTCCAACAGTACGCTTTTCAACCCATGTAGCTACGCCGCCATGGTGGAGACAGAGACATTTAGTTTCAGCTCGGACTTCATAACCACTACAAGGTTCAATGATACTGACGATGGGCGGAAGCCACTGGTGCTGGACTGGGTGGTCGGAAATGCAACTTGTGAAGTGGCGAGAGACATGCCTTCTTACGCGTGCCATAGCAGGAACAGCATGTGTGTGAACTCGACTAACGGCCAAGGGTATCTATGCAACTGCACCGACGGATATGAAGGGAACCCTTACCTCTTTGACGGATGCAGAGGCAAGTTCATTTCTTTACTTGATCCCTGTTCATCTTTAGATCAT AACTACCACTGCCCAGGCAAGCACATAGTTGATGTGTCTCCTTGTGTTGGGCGTGCAACAAGTCTATCCGAGGAGTTTGGCAAAGAAATGTTGATTCTTTCCCATATCAATCACAAGAACATTGTCAAGCTATTGGGATGTTGCCTTGAGGTGGAAGTCCCCATGCTAGTATATGAGTTCATCCCAAAAGGAACATTGTTTGATCTTATTCACGGCAAGAACAGTAAACCGCATCTCCCTTTCAGTTCTCTTCTAAGGATCGTCAATGAGGCAGCTGAGGGGCTTGCATTTTTACATTCCTACGCAAACCCACCAATTCTACATGGTGATGTGAAAACCTCTAACATCCTTCTTGATGAGAATTACATGGCAAAGGTGTCAGATTTTGGGGCTTCTATAATAGCACCAATTGACAAAGCCCAGTTCGTCACAATGGTTCAAGGGACATGTGGTTATCTGGACCCTGAATATATGCAGACATGTTGCTTGACAGACAAAAGCGACGTTTATAGCTTCGGTGTTGTTCTTCTAGAGATCCTAACAGGGGAGGAGCCACTGAAACTTGAAGGTCCTGAGGTATGCCGGAGCCTGTCGTCGAGTTTCCTGCTGGCTATGAAGGGGAACAATCTTGATAATATGCTCGACAATCAAATAAAAGATCATGAGAATATGGAGTTGATTGTAGGGGTAGCAGATCTAGCTAGGCAATGCTTGGAAATGTGCAGTGACAATAGGCCCTCGATGAAAGAGGTATCTGAGGAGCTTAGCAGATTAAGGAAGTTTTCGAGGCATCCTTGGATACAGCGTGATACTGAGAGAGATAGCTTTCTCGGTCTGATTGAAACAGAACAAAGCTCTGAGTGCACAGAGAAGGATGAAAGAATGCCCATAAATCCAAGCAGTTTTTACCTTATGAGGTGA